A region from the Pseudomonas sp. P8_229 genome encodes:
- a CDS encoding transporter substrate-binding domain-containing protein, translated as MRWALGAILAISLSVNASEPPLRFVVADSWAMPMVQLERGRPTQGILHDMMLSLATQVGVPAEFHVLPRARVQNAMERGEVDVRCYAAQSWLPNQSGDYLWSIPLLFQRDLLISRQDQSPDVDPADLSRQSIGTVLGYIYPTLQPLFDADKLLREDARNQDQVLEKLLAGRYRYAVSNQWTLDWFNQRLLSGQQLHGVAVLQEQHVGCYVRNDPQVPVQRILRTLLRMKMSGEIDDIIRLYTGSSENTP; from the coding sequence ATGCGTTGGGCCTTGGGAGCAATATTGGCGATCAGTCTGAGCGTGAACGCGTCCGAACCGCCGCTGCGCTTCGTCGTGGCCGACAGCTGGGCGATGCCGATGGTGCAGCTGGAACGCGGCCGACCCACCCAGGGCATCCTCCACGACATGATGCTCAGCCTGGCGACCCAGGTCGGCGTACCGGCGGAATTTCACGTGCTGCCACGCGCCCGGGTACAGAACGCCATGGAGCGCGGTGAAGTCGATGTGCGCTGCTATGCCGCACAATCATGGCTGCCGAATCAGTCCGGGGATTACCTCTGGAGCATTCCGCTGCTGTTCCAGCGCGACCTGCTGATCAGCCGCCAGGATCAATCGCCCGATGTCGATCCCGCCGACCTCTCCCGCCAATCGATCGGCACCGTGCTCGGCTACATTTACCCGACCCTGCAACCGCTGTTCGACGCCGACAAACTACTGCGCGAAGACGCACGCAATCAGGATCAGGTACTGGAAAAACTGCTGGCCGGCCGTTACCGCTACGCCGTAAGCAATCAATGGACGCTGGACTGGTTCAACCAGCGCCTGCTGTCCGGACAGCAGTTGCACGGGGTGGCGGTGCTGCAGGAGCAGCATGTCGGCTGTTACGTGAGGAATGACCCGCAGGTGCCGGTGCAGCGGATCTTGCGTACGTTGCTGCGGATGAAAATGTCGGGGGAGATTGATGACATTATTCGGTTGTATACCGGATCCTCTGAAAACACCCCATAA
- the smc gene encoding chromosome segregation protein SMC, with product MRLKCIKLAGFKSFVDPTTVNFPSNMAAVVGPNGCGKSNIIDAVRWVMGESSAKNLRGESMTDVIFNGSTSRKPVSQASIELVFDNSDGTLLGEYAAYAEISIRRKVTRDSQTTYYLNGTKCRRRDITDIFLGTGLGPRSYSIIEQGMISKLIESKPEDLRNFIEEAAGISKYKERRRETENRIRRTHENLARLTDLREELERQLERLHRQAESAKKYQEFKAEERQLKAQLSALRWQDLNEQVGQRESIIGTQEVSFEALVAEQRNADAAIERLRDGHHELSERFNLVQGRFYSVGGDIARVEQSIQHGQQRLRQLQDDLKEAERARLETESHLGHDRTLLLTLGEELDMLVPEQEVTSAAAEEAAAALEDSESVMHGWQEQWDTFNLTAAEPRRQAEVQQSRIQQLETSMERLADRQKRLGEERALLSADPEDAAIMELNEQLAESEATLEDLQTSEEAQVEKLEQLRQELQQALTAQQQAQGDLQRLNGRLASLEALQQAALDPGTGTAEWLKEHNLTERPRLAEGLKVEAGWELAVETVLGADLQAVLVDDFSGFDLSGFTQGDLRLLSPGNDGVRAAGSLLDKVDAQIDLSPWLGQVKPVDSLEQALSLRGQLSAGESLISRDGYWIGRHFLRVRRASEAESGMLARGQEIEALHLEREEKEATVEAMETRLQTLRAQQRQQENGREHLRRLLQDEARSQGELKAQLSAGKAKAEQLTLRRTRLDEELVELGEQRELEHEQVGEARMQLQEALDAMALDTEQRELLLAQRDSLRERLDRVRQEARQHKDHAHQLAVRLGSLRAQHDSTRQALERLEMQAERLTEKREQLSLNLEEGEAPLEELRLKLEELLDKRMSVDEELKTAQIALEDADRELREAEKRRTQAEQQSQLIRGQLEQQRMEWQALTVRRKALQDQLLEDGYDLNGVLATLTPEASERAAEDELERINARIQRLGAINLAAIDEYTQQSERKRYLDAQDADLVEALETLENVIRKIDKETRNRFKDTFDQINGGLQALFPKVFGGGRAYLELTGEDLLDTGVTIMAQPPGKKNSTIHLLSGGEKALTALALVFAIFKLNPAPFCMLDEVDAPLDDANVGRYARLVKEMSQTVQFIYITHNKIAMEMADQLMGVTMHEPGCSRLVAVDVEEAMAMVDA from the coding sequence GTGCGGCTAAAGTGCATCAAACTGGCGGGGTTCAAGTCCTTCGTCGACCCGACCACGGTGAACTTCCCCAGTAACATGGCGGCGGTCGTCGGGCCGAACGGTTGCGGCAAGTCGAACATCATCGACGCCGTACGCTGGGTGATGGGCGAAAGCTCGGCGAAAAACCTGCGTGGCGAGTCGATGACCGACGTCATCTTCAATGGCTCGACCAGTCGCAAACCCGTGAGCCAGGCGAGTATCGAACTGGTGTTCGACAACTCCGACGGCACGCTTCTGGGCGAATACGCGGCCTACGCGGAGATTTCCATCCGCCGCAAGGTGACCCGCGACAGCCAGACCACTTATTACCTCAACGGCACCAAATGCCGTCGTCGCGACATCACCGATATCTTCCTCGGCACCGGCCTCGGTCCGCGCAGCTATTCGATCATCGAGCAGGGGATGATCTCCAAGCTGATCGAGTCCAAGCCCGAAGACCTGCGCAACTTCATCGAAGAAGCAGCGGGTATCTCCAAGTACAAGGAGCGCCGGCGCGAGACCGAAAACCGCATCCGCCGTACCCACGAAAACCTCGCGCGTCTGACCGACCTGCGCGAAGAGCTCGAACGCCAGCTCGAACGCTTGCACCGTCAGGCCGAGTCCGCCAAGAAGTATCAGGAATTCAAAGCCGAGGAGCGTCAGCTCAAAGCGCAACTGTCGGCCTTGCGCTGGCAGGATCTCAACGAACAGGTCGGCCAGCGCGAGTCGATCATCGGCACCCAGGAAGTCAGTTTCGAGGCGCTGGTCGCCGAGCAGCGCAATGCCGATGCGGCCATCGAGCGCCTGCGCGACGGACACCATGAACTGTCCGAACGCTTCAATCTGGTGCAAGGGCGCTTCTACTCGGTCGGCGGCGACATCGCCCGGGTCGAGCAGAGCATTCAGCACGGCCAGCAACGCCTGCGCCAGTTGCAGGACGATCTGAAAGAAGCCGAACGCGCGCGCCTGGAAACCGAATCGCACCTGGGCCACGACCGTACGTTGCTGCTGACCCTCGGCGAAGAGCTGGACATGCTCGTGCCCGAGCAGGAGGTCACCAGCGCCGCTGCCGAAGAAGCCGCCGCTGCGCTGGAAGATTCCGAAAGCGTCATGCACGGTTGGCAGGAGCAGTGGGACACGTTCAACCTGACCGCCGCCGAACCGCGGCGTCAGGCCGAAGTGCAGCAGTCGCGTATCCAGCAGCTGGAAACCAGCATGGAGCGCCTCGCTGACCGGCAGAAACGCCTCGGCGAAGAGCGCGCGTTGCTCTCGGCTGATCCGGAAGACGCGGCGATCATGGAGCTCAACGAGCAGCTCGCCGAGTCCGAAGCGACCCTCGAAGATTTGCAGACCAGCGAAGAAGCCCAAGTCGAAAAACTCGAACAACTGCGTCAGGAATTGCAGCAGGCGCTGACCGCGCAGCAACAGGCGCAGGGCGATTTGCAGCGCCTCAACGGTCGTCTCGCGTCTCTTGAAGCCTTGCAGCAAGCCGCGCTGGATCCGGGCACCGGCACCGCCGAATGGCTGAAGGAACACAACCTCACCGAGCGCCCGCGTCTGGCCGAAGGCCTGAAGGTCGAAGCCGGTTGGGAACTGGCGGTGGAAACCGTGCTCGGCGCCGATCTGCAAGCGGTGCTGGTCGACGATTTCAGTGGTTTCGATTTATCCGGTTTCACTCAGGGCGATCTGCGCCTGCTCAGCCCCGGCAATGATGGTGTGCGAGCGGCGGGCAGCTTGCTGGATAAAGTCGACGCGCAGATCGATCTGTCGCCGTGGCTCGGTCAGGTCAAACCGGTCGACAGCCTCGAGCAGGCATTGTCCTTGCGTGGGCAATTGAGCGCCGGCGAGAGCCTGATCAGCCGCGACGGTTACTGGATCGGTCGGCACTTCCTGCGTGTGCGTCGGGCCAGCGAAGCGGAAAGCGGCATGCTCGCTCGTGGTCAGGAAATCGAAGCGCTGCACCTCGAACGCGAGGAGAAAGAAGCCACGGTCGAGGCCATGGAAACCCGTCTGCAAACCCTGCGTGCGCAGCAGCGTCAGCAGGAAAACGGCCGCGAGCATTTGCGCCGTTTGCTGCAAGACGAAGCCCGTTCGCAAGGTGAGTTGAAAGCCCAGTTGTCCGCCGGCAAAGCCAAGGCCGAGCAGTTGACTTTGCGCCGCACGCGTCTTGATGAAGAGTTGGTCGAACTCGGTGAACAACGCGAGCTTGAGCACGAACAGGTTGGCGAAGCGCGCATGCAATTGCAGGAAGCGCTGGATGCCATGGCGCTGGACACCGAGCAGCGCGAATTGCTGCTGGCCCAGCGCGACAGCCTGCGCGAACGCCTCGACCGCGTGCGCCAGGAAGCGCGGCAGCACAAGGATCACGCCCATCAATTGGCGGTGCGCCTCGGCTCGTTGCGCGCGCAGCATGACTCTACGCGTCAGGCGCTGGAGCGTCTGGAAATGCAGGCCGAGCGCCTGACCGAAAAGCGCGAACAGTTGAGTCTGAATCTGGAGGAGGGCGAAGCGCCGCTGGAAGAGTTGCGCCTCAAACTCGAAGAACTGCTCGACAAGCGCATGAGCGTCGACGAAGAACTCAAGACCGCACAAATCGCTCTGGAAGACGCCGACCGCGAATTGCGCGAGGCGGAAAAACGCCGGACCCAGGCCGAGCAGCAATCGCAACTGATCCGCGGCCAGCTCGAACAGCAACGCATGGAATGGCAAGCGCTGACCGTGCGGCGCAAGGCCTTGCAGGATCAACTGCTCGAAGACGGCTACGATCTCAATGGTGTGCTCGCGACATTGACCCCCGAGGCCAGTGAACGCGCCGCCGAAGATGAACTCGAACGGATCAATGCGCGGATTCAGCGCCTGGGCGCGATCAACCTCGCGGCCATCGACGAGTACACGCAACAATCCGAGCGTAAACGTTATCTGGATGCGCAGGACGCCGATCTGGTCGAAGCGCTGGAGACCCTGGAAAACGTCATTCGCAAGATCGACAAGGAAACCCGTAACCGCTTCAAAGATACCTTTGATCAGATCAATGGCGGTTTACAGGCACTTTTTCCAAAAGTTTTCGGTGGCGGGCGCGCGTATTTGGAACTGACGGGCGAAGATCTACTCGATACAGGGGTAACGATCATGGCGCAGCCGCCAGGGAAGAAGAACAGCACCATCCATTTGCTCTCCGGCGGGGAAAAAGCCCTGACCGCGCTGGCACTGGTTTTTGCCATCTTCAAGTTGAACCCGGCGCCGTTCTGCATGCTCGATGAGGTTGACGCGCCACTGGATGACGCTAACGTTGGACGCTACGCACGATTGGTTAAAGAAATGTCGCAGACCGTGCAGTTCATCTATATCACCCACAACAAGATCGCCATGGAAATGGCTGATCAACTGATGGGGGTGACGATGCACGAGCCGGGTTGTTCGCGACTGGTTGCAGTGGATGTCGAGGAGGCGATGGCGATGGTGGACGCCTGA
- a CDS encoding putative zinc-binding metallopeptidase, translating to MYRFFEQLSSRIVAPFMGESSRNSKIWPCRCGQSLFFRNSQCLACNAALGYQPEESRITSLSPGLEEGTWTLDADPDAGLFRRCANLDTPAACNWLLAAHVDDALCVACSLNRTIPDLSAPENPERWRKVEIAKRRLVAQLITLGLPVIPKSVDEDTGLAFDFIGVDLEGNAPMTGHANGLITLDIKEADDAHREQVRAAMHEPYRTLLGHFRHEVGHYYWDRLIANGPWLEAFRSLFGDERASYAEALDRHYQQGAPLDWPQHYVSAYATMHPWEDWAETWAHYLHMMDAVDTALGFGMSAREMDFDYQPFPPSTLYDPQHPGGAAFLSFVNAWIELAGMLNELSRSMGQPDFYPFVLPAAAIAKLHFIHLVIQQAGGRADEVLQAQ from the coding sequence ATGTACCGCTTTTTCGAGCAACTCAGTTCTCGCATCGTCGCGCCGTTCATGGGCGAATCTTCACGCAACAGTAAAATCTGGCCGTGCCGCTGCGGCCAGTCACTGTTCTTTCGCAACAGCCAGTGCCTGGCCTGCAATGCGGCGCTGGGCTATCAGCCTGAAGAAAGTCGCATCACTTCATTGTCGCCCGGTCTGGAGGAGGGCACCTGGACGCTGGATGCCGATCCTGATGCCGGACTCTTTCGCCGCTGTGCCAACCTCGACACCCCCGCCGCCTGCAATTGGCTGCTTGCCGCCCATGTTGATGATGCCTTGTGCGTCGCCTGCAGCCTCAATCGCACTATTCCCGATCTGTCCGCCCCGGAAAATCCCGAGCGCTGGCGCAAAGTCGAAATCGCCAAGCGGCGCCTCGTCGCGCAATTGATCACCCTCGGCCTGCCGGTCATCCCGAAAAGCGTGGATGAAGACACCGGCCTGGCCTTCGACTTCATCGGCGTCGACCTTGAAGGCAACGCGCCGATGACCGGTCACGCCAACGGCCTGATCACCCTCGACATCAAAGAAGCCGACGACGCCCACCGTGAGCAGGTGCGGGCGGCGATGCATGAACCCTATCGCACGCTGCTCGGGCATTTCCGGCATGAGGTCGGGCATTACTATTGGGATCGGCTGATTGCCAACGGGCCGTGGCTCGAAGCCTTTCGCAGCCTGTTTGGCGATGAACGCGCCAGCTACGCCGAAGCGCTCGACCGTCACTACCAGCAGGGCGCGCCGCTAGACTGGCCGCAGCATTACGTCAGCGCCTACGCGACCATGCACCCGTGGGAAGACTGGGCGGAAACCTGGGCGCATTACCTGCACATGATGGACGCAGTGGACACAGCGTTGGGCTTCGGCATGAGTGCGCGGGAAATGGATTTCGACTACCAGCCGTTTCCGCCCAGCACCCTGTACGACCCACAGCACCCCGGCGGCGCGGCATTCCTGTCGTTCGTCAACGCGTGGATCGAGCTGGCGGGCATGCTCAACGAGTTATCGCGCAGCATGGGCCAGCCGGATTTCTACCCGTTCGTGCTGCCGGCGGCGGCGATTGCCAAGCTGCACTTCATCCATCTGGTGATCCAGCAGGCGGGCGGCAGGGCAGACGAGGTGCTCCAGGCGCAATAG
- the ligA gene encoding NAD-dependent DNA ligase LigA — MTAAKNRILELRAELDQHNYRYHVLDEPSIPDAEYDRLFHELKALEAANPELITSDSPTQRVGSVALTAFTQVRHEVPMLSLGNAFEETDMREFDRRVTEGLDLPAGDLFGGGAAVEYSCEPKLDGLAVSLLYQDGVLVRGATRGDGTTGEDISVNVRTVRNIPLKLHGEGWPATLEVRGEVFMSKAGFERLNASQLEVGGKTFANPRNAAAGSLRQLDSKITANRPLEFCCYGIGQVSHDISDTHIGNLKQLQAWGMPISHELKLAKGIGECLDYYRDIGERRNALAYEIDGVVFKVNRIADQRELGFRAREPRWAIAHKFPAMEELTELLDVEFQVGRTGAVTPVARLKPVKVAGVTVANATLHNMDEVARLGLMIGDTVIIRRAGDVIPQVVQVVMDRRPENARSVQIPESCPVCGSHVERTQLVKRSKGKETISEGAVYRCVGRLACGAQLKQAIIHFVSRRAMDIEGLGDKSVEQLVDEGLVSSPADLYALKFDDIVDLEGFAEVSSNKLLAAIEDSKKPGLARFIYALGIPDVGEETAKVLARSLGSLERVQQALPQVLTYLPDVGLEVAHEIHSFFEDAHNQQVIAELLGHGLQIQDQGELGAEFAASTTLGGFLDKLHIPSVGPGGAQKLADKFGSLEAVMNADWLDMRQALPEKQANSVREFFAAPEHRQLAEESEKQLRDFGMHWQSEKKVVEGLPLSGETWVLTGKVELMSRDVAKEHLESLGAKVAGSVSAKTHCVVAGPGAGSKLTKANELGVKVMDEETFIAFLKTHGLNV; from the coding sequence ATGACCGCCGCCAAAAACCGCATCCTAGAACTGCGCGCTGAACTCGATCAGCACAACTACCGTTACCACGTCCTCGACGAGCCGAGCATTCCGGACGCCGAGTACGACCGGTTGTTCCACGAGCTCAAGGCGCTGGAAGCGGCCAATCCGGAACTGATCACCAGCGACTCACCGACCCAGCGCGTCGGCAGCGTGGCCCTGACCGCGTTCACCCAAGTGCGTCACGAAGTGCCGATGCTCAGCCTCGGCAATGCCTTCGAAGAAACCGACATGCGCGAGTTCGACCGCCGGGTGACTGAAGGGCTGGATCTGCCGGCCGGTGATCTGTTCGGTGGCGGTGCGGCGGTGGAGTACAGCTGCGAACCGAAGCTCGATGGCCTGGCGGTCAGCCTGCTGTATCAGGACGGCGTATTGGTACGCGGCGCCACGCGCGGCGACGGCACTACCGGTGAAGACATCAGCGTCAACGTGCGCACCGTGCGCAACATCCCGCTGAAGCTGCATGGCGAAGGCTGGCCCGCGACCCTGGAAGTGCGCGGCGAGGTGTTCATGTCCAAGGCCGGTTTCGAGCGCCTCAACGCCTCGCAGTTGGAGGTCGGCGGCAAGACCTTCGCCAACCCGCGCAACGCCGCGGCCGGCAGCCTGCGTCAGCTGGATTCGAAGATCACCGCCAACCGTCCGCTGGAATTCTGCTGCTACGGCATAGGCCAGGTCTCCCACGATATTTCCGACACCCACATCGGCAACCTCAAGCAATTGCAGGCGTGGGGCATGCCGATCAGCCATGAGCTGAAACTGGCCAAAGGCATCGGCGAATGCCTGGATTATTACCGCGACATCGGCGAACGACGTAACGCGCTGGCCTACGAAATCGACGGCGTGGTGTTCAAGGTCAACCGCATCGCCGATCAACGCGAGCTGGGCTTCCGCGCCCGCGAACCGCGCTGGGCGATCGCGCACAAATTCCCGGCGATGGAAGAGCTCACCGAGTTGCTCGACGTGGAATTCCAGGTCGGCCGCACCGGCGCCGTGACTCCCGTGGCGCGGCTGAAACCGGTCAAGGTCGCTGGCGTCACCGTGGCCAACGCCACGCTGCACAACATGGATGAAGTGGCGCGTCTGGGCCTGATGATTGGCGACACCGTGATCATCCGCCGCGCCGGTGACGTGATTCCGCAAGTGGTACAAGTGGTCATGGACCGTCGTCCCGAGAACGCACGGTCCGTGCAGATTCCCGAGAGCTGCCCGGTCTGTGGTTCCCACGTCGAGCGCACGCAACTGGTCAAGCGCAGCAAAGGCAAGGAAACCATCAGCGAAGGTGCGGTGTACCGCTGCGTCGGCCGTCTGGCCTGTGGTGCGCAACTGAAACAGGCGATCATCCACTTCGTGTCGCGCCGCGCCATGGACATCGAAGGTCTCGGCGACAAGAGCGTCGAGCAACTGGTTGACGAAGGTCTGGTCAGTTCGCCGGCCGATCTGTATGCGCTGAAATTCGACGATATTGTCGATCTGGAAGGCTTCGCCGAGGTGTCCAGCAACAAACTGCTGGCGGCGATCGAAGACAGCAAGAAGCCGGGGCTGGCGCGTTTCATCTACGCCCTCGGCATTCCCGATGTCGGCGAAGAGACGGCCAAGGTCCTGGCGCGCTCGCTCGGTTCGCTGGAGCGTGTGCAGCAGGCGTTGCCGCAAGTCTTGACCTACCTGCCGGACGTCGGGTTGGAAGTGGCTCATGAGATTCACAGCTTCTTTGAAGATGCGCACAACCAGCAGGTGATCGCCGAGCTGCTGGGGCACGGTCTGCAGATTCAGGATCAGGGCGAGTTGGGTGCCGAGTTCGCGGCCAGCACCACGCTGGGTGGCTTCCTCGACAAGCTGCACATTCCTTCGGTTGGCCCGGGTGGCGCGCAGAAACTGGCGGACAAGTTTGGCTCGCTGGAAGCGGTGATGAATGCTGACTGGCTGGATATGCGTCAGGCCTTGCCGGAGAAGCAGGCGAATTCGGTGCGCGAGTTTTTTGCTGCTCCTGAACATCGTCAATTAGCTGAAGAGTCCGAGAAACAACTGCGTGATTTCGGCATGCACTGGCAGAGCGAGAAGAAAGTCGTCGAAGGTTTGCCGCTGTCCGGCGAGACCTGGGTGCTGACCGGCAAGGTTGAGTTGATGAGCCGTGATGTCGCCAAGGAGCATCTGGAAAGCCTCGGCGCCAAGGTCGCTGGTTCGGTGTCGGCGAAGACTCATTGTGTGGTCGCGGGCCCCGGCGCCGGTTCCAAGCTGACCAAGGCCAATGAGCTGGGTGTAAAAGTGATGGACGAAGAAACCTTCATCGCCTTCCTCAAAACCCACGGCCTGAACGTTTGA
- the zipA gene encoding cell division protein ZipA has product MEIGLREWLIVIGIIVIAGILFDGWRRMRGGKGKLKFRLDRSLSNLPDEDTSAELLGPARVLDTHKEPQLDEHDLPSVSMPAREAREPRESGSKRGKRGSKGSAQGDLNLDLDLDDGPSFSSRDDDFVEDTKPAPAVVDKDQPQAEEVLVISVICRDAAGFKGPALLQNILESGLRFGEMDIFHRHESMAGNGEVLFSMANAVKPGIFDLDDIDHFSTPAVSFFLGLPGPRHPKQAFDVMVAAARKLSQELNGELKDDQRSVLTAQTIEHYRQRIVEFERRALTQKR; this is encoded by the coding sequence ATGGAAATCGGTCTGCGCGAGTGGCTGATCGTCATCGGCATCATTGTGATAGCCGGTATTCTTTTCGATGGCTGGCGCCGTATGCGCGGCGGCAAGGGAAAACTGAAATTCCGTCTTGACCGAAGTCTGTCCAACCTGCCGGACGAGGACACCAGCGCTGAGCTGTTGGGCCCGGCCCGTGTTCTGGACACGCATAAAGAGCCACAACTGGACGAACACGATCTGCCGTCGGTGAGCATGCCGGCCCGCGAAGCACGCGAGCCTCGCGAATCCGGCTCGAAACGTGGCAAGCGTGGCAGCAAAGGTTCGGCGCAGGGCGACTTGAACCTGGATCTGGATCTGGACGACGGCCCGAGCTTCAGCAGCCGTGACGACGATTTCGTTGAAGACACCAAGCCTGCGCCTGCCGTGGTCGACAAAGACCAGCCGCAAGCCGAAGAAGTGCTGGTGATCAGCGTGATCTGCCGTGACGCTGCCGGCTTCAAAGGCCCGGCGCTGTTGCAGAACATTCTGGAAAGCGGTCTGCGTTTTGGCGAGATGGACATTTTCCACCGCCACGAAAGCATGGCCGGCAACGGCGAAGTGCTGTTCTCCATGGCCAATGCGGTCAAGCCGGGTATCTTCGATCTGGACGACATCGACCATTTCAGCACCCCGGCAGTGAGCTTCTTCCTCGGCCTGCCAGGCCCGCGTCATCCGAAGCAGGCCTTCGACGTGATGGTGGCGGCAGCCCGCAAGCTGTCCCAGGAACTGAACGGCGAGTTGAAAGATGACCAGCGCAGCGTTCTGACCGCGCAAACCATTGAGCATTACCGTCAGCGTATCGTCGAATTCGAACGCCGCGCGTTGACCCAGAAACGCTGA
- a CDS encoding GntR family transcriptional regulator: MTFKAPDSLAEQIAHHLAERIIRGEMKPGERIQEQKVTLALNVSRGSVREALLILERRHLIAILPRRGAHVTELTAHKVQSLCTLMSELYILLGNAVANGWQTQADMAPFVQIQQRLTASYERQDIRTFVDDSFSVMRAAYPFANNAYLQETVENLQPAMSRAYFLALEQRKAEMSEFLELFERLLAAVLARDLPQIRTVLTAYAQRSCDLVVSALTVA, translated from the coding sequence ATGACGTTCAAGGCGCCGGACAGCCTCGCCGAGCAAATCGCTCACCACCTCGCCGAACGCATCATTCGTGGCGAAATGAAGCCGGGAGAGCGCATTCAGGAACAGAAGGTCACGCTGGCCCTCAATGTCAGCCGCGGATCGGTCCGCGAAGCCCTGCTGATCCTCGAACGCCGCCACCTGATCGCGATTCTGCCGCGACGTGGCGCCCATGTCACCGAACTCACCGCGCACAAGGTGCAGAGCCTGTGCACGCTGATGAGCGAGCTGTACATCCTGCTCGGCAACGCGGTCGCCAATGGCTGGCAGACCCAGGCCGACATGGCGCCGTTCGTGCAGATCCAACAGCGTCTGACTGCCAGTTACGAGCGTCAGGACATCCGCACCTTCGTCGACGACAGCTTCAGCGTGATGCGCGCTGCGTACCCATTCGCCAACAACGCGTACCTGCAAGAGACCGTCGAGAACCTGCAGCCGGCCATGAGCCGTGCGTACTTTCTCGCCCTCGAACAGCGCAAGGCCGAAATGAGCGAGTTCCTCGAGCTGTTCGAACGCCTGCTGGCCGCTGTCCTCGCCCGTGATTTGCCGCAGATCCGCACCGTGCTGACGGCTTACGCCCAGCGCAGCTGCGATCTGGTGGTTTCCGCCCTGACGGTTGCCTGA